Proteins from a genomic interval of Maniola jurtina chromosome 8, ilManJurt1.1, whole genome shotgun sequence:
- the LOC123867657 gene encoding V-type proton ATPase subunit F, producing the protein MALQAAVKGKLISVIGDEDTCVGFLLGGIGEINKNRHPNFMVVDKNTPVSEIEECFKRFVKRDDIDIILINQNVAEMIRHVIDSHTSPVPAVLEIPSKDHPYDASKDSILRRAKGMFNPDDLSMFGADNYAN; encoded by the exons atgGCCCTCCAAGCTGCTGTAAAAGGAAAACTAATCAGCGTCATCGGCGATGAA GACACCTGTGTAGGTTTCCTGCTCGGGGGAATAGGTGAAATCAACAAAAACAGACACCCCAACTTCATGGTTGTTGATAAAA ACACCCCAGTGAGTGAGATAGAGGAGTGCTTCAAGCGGTTTGTGAAGCGCGACGACATAGACATCATCCTCATCAACCAGAATGTAGCTGAAATGATCCGCCATGTGATTGATTCACATACCTCGCCCGTGCCCGCCGTGCTTGAGATTCCTTCCAAGGACCATCCATATGATGCTAGCAAAGACTCCATTCTACGTCGCGCTAAG ggcATGTTCAACCCAGATGACTTG TCAATGTTTGGTGCTGATAACTATGCAAATTAA
- the LOC123867655 gene encoding carbonic anhydrase 7 isoform X2, protein MNSIFSSVIAILAVNVATALGWGYRASDQRRWAVLHPACGGRQQSPIAIAARQAIPISIPAMELIGYQNPLPGPLTTTNNGHSVALNIPKYSSEEEKKGFRLPYIFGGPLDNEYEIEGLHFHWGDKNNRGSEHTLNDMRLPLEMHIIHRNKKYRSLAEALQHPDGLCVLAFFYQVVEFEAKLLTPIVKNLSAIENFNSSMQLPHTFSLSSILSGLDAERFYTYKGSLTTPPCAEAVTWVVFSDYLPISVFQMDNFRGLLSNLNLPLVDNFRQLQPLFGRRIFVRITSKNPKFKKTKLHYSKWDWVGHKKTENDIAEFDD, encoded by the exons ATGAATTCCATCTTCTCGAGTGTCATCGCCATTTTGGCGGTAAACG TTGCAACAGCCCTCGGATGGGGCTACCGAGCATCGGACCAGCGTCGATGGGCTGTCCTCCACCCAGCTTGTGGCGGACGCCAGCAATCGCCCATAGCCATTGCAGCACGACAAGCCATCCCCATCTCTATACCTGCCATGGAGCTTATCGGCTACCAGAACCCCTTGCCTGGACCATTAACTACCACCAATAATGGACATTCAG TGGCACTCAACATCCCAAAATATTCCTCTGAAGAGGAAAAGAAAGGTTTCCGCCTGCCCTACATCTTTGGTGGTCCTCTTGACAACGAGTATGAAATAGAAGGCCTGCATTTCCACTGGGGTGATAAGAACAACCGGGGGTCTGAGCACACTCTCAATGATATGCGACTTCCCCTGGAAATGCACATCATCCATAGAAATAAGAAGTACAGGAGTTTGGCCGAAGCCCTGCAGCATCCAGATGGTCTTTGTGTGCTTGCTTTCTTCTACCAG GTGGTGGAATTCGAAGCCAAGCTGCTGACTCCCATAGTAAAGAACCTGTCAGCGATTGAGAACTTCAACTCGAGCATGCAGCTGCCGCACACCTTCTCTCTGTCGTCCATCCTGTCGGGGCTGGATGCGGAGCGCTTCTACACGTACAAAGGCTCGCTGACCACGCCGCCCTGCGCTGAGGCGGTCACGTGGGTCGTTTTCTCCGACTACCTTCCCATCTCTGTGTTCCAG aTGGACAACTTCCGCGGTCTGCTCTCCAACCTGAACCTCCCTCTGGTGGACAACTTCAGGCAGCTACAGCCTCTGTTCGGGCGGCGAATCTTCGTCAGAATAACCTCCAAGAACCCAAAGTTCAAGAAAACTAAACTACACTATTCCAAATGGGACTGGGTCGGACACAAGAAGACTGAAAACGACATCGCGGAATTCGACGACTAA
- the LOC123867655 gene encoding carbonic anhydrase 7 isoform X1, with product MNSIFSSVIAILAVNVIATALGWGYRASDQRRWAVLHPACGGRQQSPIAIAARQAIPISIPAMELIGYQNPLPGPLTTTNNGHSVALNIPKYSSEEEKKGFRLPYIFGGPLDNEYEIEGLHFHWGDKNNRGSEHTLNDMRLPLEMHIIHRNKKYRSLAEALQHPDGLCVLAFFYQVVEFEAKLLTPIVKNLSAIENFNSSMQLPHTFSLSSILSGLDAERFYTYKGSLTTPPCAEAVTWVVFSDYLPISVFQMDNFRGLLSNLNLPLVDNFRQLQPLFGRRIFVRITSKNPKFKKTKLHYSKWDWVGHKKTENDIAEFDD from the exons ATGAATTCCATCTTCTCGAGTGTCATCGCCATTTTGGCGGTAAACG taa TTGCAACAGCCCTCGGATGGGGCTACCGAGCATCGGACCAGCGTCGATGGGCTGTCCTCCACCCAGCTTGTGGCGGACGCCAGCAATCGCCCATAGCCATTGCAGCACGACAAGCCATCCCCATCTCTATACCTGCCATGGAGCTTATCGGCTACCAGAACCCCTTGCCTGGACCATTAACTACCACCAATAATGGACATTCAG TGGCACTCAACATCCCAAAATATTCCTCTGAAGAGGAAAAGAAAGGTTTCCGCCTGCCCTACATCTTTGGTGGTCCTCTTGACAACGAGTATGAAATAGAAGGCCTGCATTTCCACTGGGGTGATAAGAACAACCGGGGGTCTGAGCACACTCTCAATGATATGCGACTTCCCCTGGAAATGCACATCATCCATAGAAATAAGAAGTACAGGAGTTTGGCCGAAGCCCTGCAGCATCCAGATGGTCTTTGTGTGCTTGCTTTCTTCTACCAG GTGGTGGAATTCGAAGCCAAGCTGCTGACTCCCATAGTAAAGAACCTGTCAGCGATTGAGAACTTCAACTCGAGCATGCAGCTGCCGCACACCTTCTCTCTGTCGTCCATCCTGTCGGGGCTGGATGCGGAGCGCTTCTACACGTACAAAGGCTCGCTGACCACGCCGCCCTGCGCTGAGGCGGTCACGTGGGTCGTTTTCTCCGACTACCTTCCCATCTCTGTGTTCCAG aTGGACAACTTCCGCGGTCTGCTCTCCAACCTGAACCTCCCTCTGGTGGACAACTTCAGGCAGCTACAGCCTCTGTTCGGGCGGCGAATCTTCGTCAGAATAACCTCCAAGAACCCAAAGTTCAAGAAAACTAAACTACACTATTCCAAATGGGACTGGGTCGGACACAAGAAGACTGAAAACGACATCGCGGAATTCGACGACTAA